The nucleotide sequence TGCATTCAGtgagtttttgaataagGCCAAGACTCTCCAAGAGGAAATTCTCGATGTGCATTTGGAACAAGAGTATTCCACTAACAATGTTTATTCTAACGGTGATATTCTAAATAAGAATCCCGAACTTTTGATTTCATATGCTAAAAACATCTACCCGAAATTGCTTAAACATTACGAGTGGTTCAGGGACACTCAAAAGGGATTGCTCGAAGAATATATGGATGTTCCTgaaatttcttcaaaagctcACGCTGATGAAGCCTACAGATGGGTAGGACGTACGTTCACCCATTGTTTACCAAGCGGTATGGATGACTATCCGCGTGCGCTCCCACCCGATGTTGCAGAACTTCATGTCGACGCTTTGTCATGGGTTGGTGTCATGACTAGATCCATGAAACAAATCGCCACAGTGcttgatcttgaagaagatattcagAAGTTTACTACTATAGAGAATAATATTATAGAGAACCTAGATGTTTTGCATTGGAACGACGAGAAAAAACTATACTGTGATATAACCTACAACGATGAGGCAGTGGAGGATACTGATCTTAGAAAATTTGTGTGTCATGAAGGATATGTTTCTTTACTACCCTTTGCACTAAAACTCATTCCTTCCGAAAATATTGAACGTCTAGAGCATATCATTGATACAATGAGTAACAATGAAACTCTCCGTACTCCATTCGGTTTACGTTCTTTGTCAAAGCAAGACGAATTTTATGACACTGGTGAAGTCTATTGGAGGGGTCCTATTTGGTTAAACATAAACTACCTCTGCTTGGACGCATTAAAATCTTATTTCCAAGAGTCTCCGCTAAGGAATTCGAAGCAAGTTAACAAAGAACTTTTCCAGAAAGCTAACGACCTCTACAAACAGTTAAGACGTGACATCATCGAAAATGTATACTCTGTTTGGAAACAAGACGGTTATGTGTACGAGCAGTACAACCATAAGACAGGAAAAGGATCCGGAGTTCAGCATTTCACTGGCTGGACAGCATTAGTAGTGAACATGATCGGCAAACTACCCGACGAACTCTAATCTCAATTGTCAATGATCCTATCATATAGTTTATACCTTACATCTTAtacatttttctttgcgTTCCTCTTTGGCGGAGGTTTCTGCATATTTTAATAGACGTTTTTAACGCAGAGAATTGGTTAAGCTCAAAATCATGAGCCGTtaacaaaaacaataaataaacaATACGCAGGCTTGGATTTAAAGCTCCAAGACGTTTCACGCgtttttacttcttctttcctttgtTTCCCTTTGGTGCTGgtttgtttacattttctttgtttacaaaaaaacatcaacaaacCAGCAGACCAGCAAAAAGTGCCAGCAAACGCGATGTTATAGATCTTACGTACACAGTGATATTGACACAATGGTAATTCTTGTTTCGAAAAGGTACTTGACCTGCGGCACTAAGGGGCATCCAGGAACCAGGTACGTAGTAAAATTTCTATTCAGGAACCAGGAACCAGAGGAAAAGGTGCTTctttgctttttttttgtttacttCTATACAAGAAAACGGCCGgtttgttttggttcttAGATATTTGGTACGTACAGCTAAAGAGTATTGCTCGAACGAGGTGATGTGCAAGAGAAGACTTTCAGTTGTTTATGGTTTCGATCGATAAACAGCTGTGATCTGATCGATTTGCTTGAATTATGCTGATTGAAATGTAAACACATCTGCTTTTGATGCTTGGTAGGAATACATTATGACTCCTGGTTCCTTGCTGGATGAACAGTATGCTGCGGATTGGACGAGTGTTCCGTTATGTATATAAGGCAAAGGATTGACGGCTCTAACCAAATCAATGTCAAGGAACTCTCTTCGTTCTTATTAGACCTAAATTTCAGTTGGTGGTGTATAGTGGGAAATAACATCAGCCGATTGATAGACTATTAGTGCATTTGTTGTTCACCATACTATATTATTTGTTATACAATGACTGATAGCTACCTAAACATACGTTCCCTTTTATCATTACTGGCGCTACTTTCGTACGCTCTTGCTGTGCCGGTAAAACATAAACACGAAAAAAGACTAATAGTGACTAGAGTTCACACTGCTTCTACAACCAACACTGTTACCAACTTCTATTCTACTACAACACAAGTAGTAGCAGCCCCTACCGTTGAACTTATTGTCTCCGGTAGTGTTACTTTGACCACAACTCTTCCATTAGCGGATGGTTCAGCGCCAACGGCTTCCCCAAGTGTTACAATCACAACTATATTTAACGACCGTGGTGTTGGTAACATTGCTGTTCCAACCGACCTTCCAAATGAAGTAGCTCTTTCTGAATCTAATGGCAATGCAAATGCCCAACCTAACAATGATAATACACAAAGTGCTAACACACCAGCAGCCCAGAACCAAAACACTGCAAGTTCTCAAGGAAACGACGGAACAACAACCCTAAGCCCAAGTTCCAGTCCAGCTTCCAACCCTGCTTCCAGCCCTGCTTCTAGTCCAGCTGCCAGCCCAGCTTCCAGCCCAGCTTCCAGCCCAGCTTCTAGCCCAGCTTCCAGTCCAGCTTCTAGTCCAGTCTCTAGTCCAGCTACAAGTTCTACCTCAAGTCCAAGTCCAAGTTCAACACCTGCTTCATCCGAAAATTccaacaataacaatcaAGGCACGCCTACATCATCTGCAGCAAGTAGCGAGACCACTTCGGGAAACACTAGCTCAGCTGGTTCTGTTCAGGGTGTCCCTACCGCATTGGTTTACTCTCCTTATAATGatgattcttcttgtaaGAGTGCTGATCAAGTCTCATCCGAccttcaacaaattcaTTCAAAGGGTGTCAACAAGATCAGAGTTTATGGTACCGACTGTAACTCTCTACAAACTATCCAACCAGCTGCTGCTAAGTTAGGTATGAAGATTAACCAGGGCTTCTGGATTAGTAGTGCTGGTGTTAACTCTATCGATCAATCTGTTTCTGATGTTATCTCCTACGGTCAATCAAATGGTTGGGATGTATTTGACTTCATCA is from Kluyveromyces marxianus DMKU3-1042 DNA, complete genome, chromosome 2 and encodes:
- the SCW11 gene encoding putative glucan endo-1,3-beta-D-glucosidase, whose amino-acid sequence is MTDSYLNIRSLLSLLALLSYALAVPVKHKHEKRLIVTRVHTASTTNTVTNFYSTTTQVVAAPTVELIVSGSVTLTTTLPLADGSAPTASPSVTITTIFNDRGVGNIAVPTDLPNEVALSESNGNANAQPNNDNTQSANTPAAQNQNTASSQGNDGTTTLSPSSSPASNPASSPASSPAASPASSPASSPASSPASSPASSPVSSPATSSTSSPSPSSTPASSENSNNNNQGTPTSSAASSETTSGNTSSAGSVQGVPTALVYSPYNDDSSCKSADQVSSDLQQIHSKGVNKIRVYGTDCNSLQTIQPAAAKLGMKINQGFWISSAGVNSIDQSVSDVISYGQSNGWDVFDFITIGNEAIISGYCSVDELIGKISSVKSQLKSAGYNGQVTTSEPPVSFETYPSLCTNSEIDFVGINPHSYFDTNSQASTAGSFVQGQIALVKKACGTDNVKVTETGYPSQGKQNGGNIPSKENQKIAVSSILQELNGDCTILSTFNDYWKSPGPYGIEQSFGVLDILS